In Candidatus Defluviibacterium haderslevense, the following are encoded in one genomic region:
- a CDS encoding insulinase family protein — translation MKCSFLFNCRKKYYFCSIKNTSTLNPYTRITLDNGLTVLLLPDNSTKMACVSILYKVGSRDEQSHKTGIAHLFEHLMFSNCGIDVNFDEIMQNAGGESNAFTTPDTTQYYNIAPVQQLELMLQLEALRMQGFNIGKKEFKIQQKVVIEEFSEHYLNNPYGMFSHWIFDLSYQKHPYKWPVIGQNQEDIANLVYDDAVAFYDHYYHPSNAILVISGNINVDQTIKLVNLHFGTIGSKSVIQKKYPSEDLQTEKRERTILGTYPEEALYISFHCSNRKNPDFYALDFLTDILSEGKSSILYSSLKKEKMLFSSIDCYLTATTDPGLIIMEGKLNTGINIQQGQDAFWEVINKLKNQEISDHDWQKYMNKNESAYLFSQLGTVNQALNLSYAEWLEDPDLIYTELDHYTQLTREDIHRVLNQYINPQQGNYLYLSNH, via the coding sequence TTGAAATGCTCTTTTTTATTTAATTGTCGCAAGAAATATTACTTTTGTTCCATCAAAAATACTTCTACACTGAATCCGTACACAAGAATTACCTTAGACAATGGACTTACTGTGTTGTTATTACCTGATAACAGCACCAAAATGGCATGCGTCAGTATTTTATATAAAGTGGGCTCCAGAGATGAGCAATCCCACAAAACAGGAATAGCACATTTGTTTGAACATTTGATGTTTTCCAATTGTGGCATTGATGTCAATTTTGACGAAATTATGCAAAATGCCGGCGGTGAAAGTAATGCCTTTACAACACCTGACACGACTCAATATTATAATATAGCACCTGTCCAACAATTGGAACTTATGCTTCAACTTGAAGCTTTACGTATGCAAGGTTTCAATATTGGTAAAAAGGAATTTAAAATCCAGCAAAAAGTTGTTATCGAAGAATTTAGTGAACACTATTTAAATAATCCTTATGGCATGTTTTCACATTGGATCTTTGATTTGTCTTACCAAAAACACCCCTACAAATGGCCGGTTATAGGACAAAACCAAGAAGATATTGCCAACTTAGTATATGATGATGCAGTAGCCTTTTATGATCATTATTATCATCCATCAAATGCTATCCTGGTTATAAGTGGAAATATTAATGTCGACCAAACCATTAAGTTGGTGAACTTGCATTTTGGAACAATTGGATCCAAATCCGTTATTCAAAAAAAATATCCTTCAGAAGATCTTCAAACAGAAAAACGTGAACGTACTATATTGGGAACTTATCCTGAAGAAGCACTCTACATTTCATTTCATTGTAGTAATAGAAAAAATCCAGACTTTTATGCATTAGACTTTTTAACGGATATACTTTCAGAAGGCAAATCTTCTATATTATATAGTTCTTTGAAAAAAGAAAAAATGCTATTCTCATCTATTGATTGCTATCTAACGGCAACTACAGATCCCGGACTCATTATCATGGAAGGTAAATTGAATACCGGAATCAATATTCAACAAGGCCAAGATGCTTTTTGGGAAGTGATTAATAAGCTAAAAAATCAAGAAATTTCGGATCATGATTGGCAAAAATATATGAACAAAAATGAATCCGCATATTTGTTTTCTCAGCTAGGAACCGTCAATCAAGCTTTAAATCTGTCTTATGCAGAATGGCTTGAAGATCCTGATCTCATTTATACTGAACTCGATCACTATACTCAACTCACACGTGAAGACATCCACCGGGTTCTAAATCAATACATAAATCCTCAACAAGGTAATTATTTGTATTTAAGCAATCATTGA
- a CDS encoding c-type cytochrome → MKQGLILWMLFFACIAFSGIPFNDPIEIPKHFPKPIYSFSTNPITVEKIELGRALFYDPILSRDSTISCASCHSQYNAFAHVDHALSHGIKDQIGTRNAPALLNLAWQKSFMWDGAINHLDMQSLFPITHPKEMDENLEHVMSKLQQTNIYPKLFFKVYSDSLITGEHTLKAISAFMVSLVSSHSKYDSMILKQALFTKQETKGYKLFKKHCNSCHTEPLFTNLKFENNGLPVDTSLNDFGRISITHQSTDSLKFKVPTLRNIEFTYPYMHDGRFKRLGEVIQHYASEIQRQPTLAMQLQKLMLLSSNDKVDLMAFLLTLTDKTFLFDPRHGYPFGHYK, encoded by the coding sequence ATGAAACAAGGATTAATTTTATGGATGTTGTTTTTTGCTTGTATAGCATTTTCAGGTATTCCTTTCAATGATCCAATTGAAATTCCGAAACATTTTCCAAAACCAATTTATTCATTTTCAACTAATCCGATAACTGTTGAAAAAATAGAATTAGGGAGAGCATTGTTTTATGATCCCATTCTTTCAAGGGATTCTACGATATCATGTGCAAGTTGTCATTCACAGTATAATGCTTTTGCGCATGTGGATCATGCCTTAAGTCATGGGATTAAAGATCAGATTGGAACGCGTAATGCTCCTGCCTTGTTGAATCTTGCTTGGCAAAAATCATTTATGTGGGACGGGGCTATCAATCATTTGGACATGCAATCATTATTTCCAATCACACATCCTAAAGAGATGGATGAGAACCTGGAACATGTAATGTCTAAATTACAGCAAACGAACATTTATCCTAAATTATTTTTTAAAGTCTACAGTGATTCCTTAATTACAGGTGAGCACACTTTAAAAGCCATTTCTGCATTCATGGTTTCACTGGTCAGTTCACATTCTAAATATGATAGCATGATTCTCAAACAAGCCTTATTTACTAAACAAGAAACTAAAGGATATAAATTATTTAAAAAGCATTGCAACAGTTGTCACACGGAACCTTTGTTTACAAATTTAAAGTTTGAAAATAATGGATTACCAGTTGATACTTCATTAAATGATTTTGGTAGAATAAGTATTACACATCAATCAACTGATTCTTTGAAATTCAAAGTACCTACACTGCGCAATATTGAGTTTACCTATCCTTATATGCACGATGGACGATTCAAGCGACTTGGTGAAGTGATCCAACATTATGCTTCAGAGATCCAACGACAACCAACGCTTGCAATGCAACTTCAAAAACTCATGCTTTTAAGTTCTAATGATAAAGTGGACTTGATGGCTTTTTTACTGACCTTGACAGATAAGACGTTTTTGTTTGATCCAAGGCATGGGTATCCATTTGGTCATTACAAATAA
- a CDS encoding aryl-sulfate sulfotransferase, giving the protein MKRFSIFRNDLLLVFYLFSYIQTSNAQKWPGYTLIAATNSTNAYLLDTLGNTYHTWKLNGNTGYSAHLIPGGTIVRAVQHAGNYFNAGPQCGQVQKTDYNGKVIWDYVYSTVNYCSHHDICPMPNGNVLLIAYELRTAAEVVAAGSKSNLIMWPDKIVEVKPTGATTGEVVWEWKSFDHLVQNVDPSKKNYYPSISDHPELLDINYKTTKDWLHMNGVDYNAELDQIAFSSHNLNEIYIIDHSTTMAEASSHSGGKYGKGGDILYRWGNPQAYGASGAANFKVVHDAHWVPAGCPRAGSLVGFNNQGVSNTKSSVDIIAPPYTEDSNYSKTPGAAFEPTTYTYRHAANGFTSNEGGSQQLPNGNMIVCVAKAGYVYEVDANEKVLWSTNVNGGLSQAFRYSKCYIEGTLADKPVISKVGDLLMSSDASTYQWYLNGLKINGATEREYTPTQSGKFQVIITNTGGCESEISDVFRFIKNTTQVNDLSDDIDFKVYPNPITDHIFVYPQNENHYFRLYDVYGRIHFSGQSIEEKNLSTLPSGIYYLNINGSIHHIFKLNKI; this is encoded by the coding sequence ATGAAACGATTTTCAATTTTTAGGAATGACCTATTATTGGTATTTTATTTATTTTCCTATATTCAAACCTCAAACGCTCAAAAGTGGCCTGGATATACGCTTATTGCGGCTACCAATTCCACTAATGCTTATTTATTAGACACCTTGGGGAATACCTACCATACTTGGAAACTGAATGGTAACACTGGATATTCTGCTCATTTGATACCAGGTGGAACGATTGTCAGAGCGGTACAACATGCCGGTAATTATTTTAATGCAGGACCTCAATGTGGCCAGGTTCAGAAAACAGATTATAATGGAAAGGTCATCTGGGATTATGTTTACTCCACTGTAAATTATTGTTCGCACCATGATATTTGCCCAATGCCTAATGGAAATGTTCTATTGATTGCATATGAATTAAGAACAGCTGCGGAGGTTGTAGCTGCAGGTAGTAAATCAAATCTTATCATGTGGCCTGACAAAATTGTGGAAGTCAAACCAACAGGAGCCACTACGGGGGAAGTAGTGTGGGAATGGAAATCTTTTGATCACTTAGTTCAAAATGTCGACCCAAGTAAAAAAAATTATTATCCTTCCATTTCCGATCATCCCGAACTCTTGGATATCAATTATAAAACTACTAAAGATTGGTTGCACATGAATGGTGTGGATTATAATGCGGAGTTAGATCAGATCGCCTTTAGTTCGCATAATTTAAATGAAATTTATATTATAGATCACAGCACAACTATGGCAGAGGCTTCATCTCATAGTGGTGGAAAATATGGTAAAGGAGGTGACATACTATATCGTTGGGGAAATCCACAAGCTTATGGTGCATCCGGAGCCGCTAATTTTAAAGTAGTTCATGATGCGCATTGGGTTCCTGCAGGTTGTCCTCGTGCCGGTTCATTGGTTGGATTTAATAATCAAGGGGTTTCAAATACTAAATCATCAGTAGATATCATTGCACCACCTTACACAGAGGATAGCAATTACAGTAAAACTCCTGGTGCAGCATTCGAACCAACTACTTATACTTATCGCCATGCTGCAAATGGTTTTACAAGTAATGAGGGCGGATCTCAACAATTACCTAATGGGAATATGATTGTTTGTGTGGCAAAGGCAGGATATGTTTATGAAGTGGATGCCAATGAAAAAGTATTATGGTCTACTAATGTAAACGGTGGTCTTTCTCAGGCGTTTCGGTATAGTAAATGTTATATTGAAGGGACCTTAGCCGATAAACCTGTTATTTCTAAAGTTGGAGATTTGTTAATGTCCTCTGATGCTTCAACTTATCAATGGTATCTCAATGGTTTAAAAATAAATGGAGCGACTGAGCGGGAATATACACCAACACAAAGTGGAAAATTTCAAGTCATCATTACCAATACTGGTGGTTGCGAATCTGAAATTTCGGATGTTTTTAGATTCATAAAGAATACAACACAAGTAAATGACTTAAGTGATGATATTGATTTTAAGGTCTATCCAAATCCTATTACAGACCATATTTTTGTTTACCCACAAAATGAAAATCATTATTTTCGATTGTATGATGTCTATGGTAGGATTCATTTTTCTGGACAAAGTATTGAAGAAAAGAATTTATCAACTCTTCCTTCAGGGATCTATTATCTTAACATAAATGGATCAATTCATCATATATTTAAGTTGAATAAAATATAG
- the murB gene encoding UDP-N-acetylmuramate dehydrogenase, translated as MSEISLKKYNTFNIDATCQEIHFIKQVNDLELFFGMSPDQYYILGGGSNVLLLDNIHKIILKNEIKGIELIHDLDHEVVLRVGGGEIWNDMVQWSVEHHYSGIENLSLIPGTVGAAPVQNIGAYGVELKDVLVRVEGVNITEGKIMTINNVGCQFGYRDSIFKHELKDVFFITHIHLKLSKIPKLNIDYAALKQELDQLNIFTPTAKDISEVVTKIRKQKLPDPAIIGNAGSFFKNTTISKNKYDLLLKNYPTIPMYPVDDDTVKIPSAWLIEQAGWKGYRYGDAGCHEKQALVLVNYGNASGKNIYDLALQIIASVEQKFGVRLTMEVNLWN; from the coding sequence ATGTCAGAGATTTCATTAAAAAAATATAACACCTTCAATATAGACGCTACGTGTCAAGAAATTCACTTTATTAAACAAGTGAATGATTTGGAATTGTTTTTTGGAATGTCGCCCGATCAATATTACATACTTGGAGGTGGAAGTAATGTATTGTTACTTGATAACATTCATAAAATCATTTTGAAAAATGAGATTAAAGGGATTGAGCTTATTCATGATCTCGATCACGAAGTTGTACTGCGAGTTGGTGGAGGAGAAATCTGGAATGATATGGTTCAATGGAGTGTAGAACATCATTATTCTGGAATTGAAAATCTAAGTTTGATTCCCGGGACAGTGGGAGCTGCACCGGTACAAAACATAGGGGCTTATGGAGTAGAATTAAAAGATGTTTTGGTCCGTGTTGAAGGTGTAAACATTACGGAAGGCAAAATAATGACCATTAATAATGTCGGATGTCAATTTGGTTACAGGGATAGTATTTTTAAACATGAATTGAAAGATGTTTTTTTTATTACCCATATACATTTAAAGTTATCTAAGATTCCTAAATTAAATATTGATTATGCTGCACTAAAGCAAGAACTTGATCAATTAAATATATTTACTCCGACTGCAAAGGATATCAGTGAAGTTGTAACAAAAATTCGCAAACAAAAATTACCCGATCCTGCTATAATAGGTAATGCAGGAAGTTTTTTTAAAAACACGACCATCAGCAAAAATAAGTACGATTTGCTTTTAAAGAATTACCCAACTATCCCTATGTATCCGGTAGATGATGATACGGTCAAAATACCTTCCGCATGGCTCATTGAACAAGCGGGATGGAAGGGTTATAGGTATGGAGATGCCGGATGTCATGAAAAACAGGCATTGGTTTTAGTAAATTATGGGAATGCTTCAGGAAAGAACATTTACGACCTTGCCTTGCAAATTATAGCAAGTGTAGAACAGAAATTTGGTGTTCGCTTGACTATGGAAGTGAATTTGTGGAATTGA
- a CDS encoding T9SS type A sorting domain-containing protein gives MKKIVLILITKILCCIDLTGQCTPPAADNCQDANVICNLFDLDGYTCSNANYSNPTGCTPLCPSGGESHNTSWWAFNAAAGPLSITVTYSNCTVNGTGVQMGIWGDCSCVESLACNPNCIGPGSYTIDMMLPESKTYYLFVDGCSGDVCDFTININGNNNLPPLEDVSLINNDPDSTIYICQGEYNYSFFVDTVETANYIWTLDQIKLNKYRSSIKLDFPNLGEFELCVKAIRGNPVNNQICQQTAYRCAKIIVNQDANQCLLSSTASGKVYIDENNNGIYDALDTPILNRTIHSLPRDVYISSKSFGYFIKLDTQTTNTLSIDAFDQNLWNIDPIIHTIATTSPSYLSNSYDFRFSSKNITDLELAGTIKGRLRPGNILKIKMQINNLGSTKPSPYTVKLVAPQNWTYESGTPVKDTIIQDTIIWFFNQEIPYFGIRSIEAEFKIPQNTPLGDSFNIFGIVETLNDINTINNSINLQGVIVNSHDPNYKTVNANTLPLNYPNNQELIYTIHFQNTGNDSAYHVMLVDTLSPFLNPGTIRIINSSHTNEFTLLGNNILSISFPDIALVDSLHNFDASSGFIQFAIKPLPGLPVGTFIQNTASIYFDQNSPILTNLVQTEILGPSGTSILNSSTDIVLFPNPTQQYCTVISKKLSEQSHLELFDIYGKKISRIDIHESGYTTIDLTSYIPGTYLVCLVSLNKTITRKKLIRY, from the coding sequence ATGAAAAAAATAGTACTCATCCTAATCACCAAAATCCTTTGCTGTATTGATCTCACAGGTCAATGCACACCACCCGCTGCTGATAATTGTCAAGACGCAAATGTGATTTGTAATCTTTTTGATCTAGATGGATATACATGTTCCAATGCAAATTATTCCAACCCAACAGGATGTACCCCGCTATGTCCCTCCGGAGGTGAATCACATAATACTTCATGGTGGGCATTTAATGCAGCAGCTGGACCGTTAAGTATTACTGTGACCTATAGTAATTGTACTGTAAATGGGACGGGCGTTCAGATGGGTATTTGGGGAGATTGCAGTTGTGTTGAATCATTAGCCTGCAATCCAAATTGTATTGGTCCCGGATCTTATACAATTGACATGATGTTACCCGAATCGAAAACCTATTATTTGTTTGTTGATGGGTGTTCTGGTGATGTATGCGATTTTACCATAAATATCAATGGCAATAATAATCTGCCACCGCTTGAAGATGTATCATTAATCAACAATGATCCTGATTCAACTATTTATATCTGTCAAGGTGAATACAATTATTCTTTTTTTGTAGACACTGTTGAAACGGCAAATTATATTTGGACCCTTGATCAAATAAAATTAAATAAATATCGCTCTTCAATTAAATTAGACTTCCCCAATTTAGGTGAATTTGAACTCTGTGTGAAAGCCATACGTGGCAATCCAGTTAATAATCAAATTTGTCAACAAACGGCATACCGTTGTGCAAAAATTATAGTCAATCAAGATGCTAATCAATGCCTATTGAGTTCTACTGCTTCAGGCAAAGTTTACATTGATGAAAATAATAATGGAATATACGATGCATTGGATACACCTATACTTAATAGAACTATTCATTCATTACCTAGAGACGTGTATATTTCTTCAAAATCATTTGGGTACTTTATTAAATTAGATACTCAAACAACAAATACCTTATCCATAGATGCTTTCGATCAAAATTTATGGAATATTGATCCAATCATTCATACGATTGCAACAACATCACCATCCTATTTATCCAATAGTTATGATTTTAGATTTAGCAGTAAGAACATTACAGATTTGGAATTGGCAGGAACAATAAAAGGACGACTTAGACCAGGAAATATTTTAAAAATTAAAATGCAAATCAATAATTTAGGTTCTACTAAGCCTTCCCCTTATACGGTCAAATTAGTTGCACCACAGAACTGGACCTATGAATCAGGCACACCTGTTAAGGATACTATTATTCAGGATACCATAATTTGGTTTTTCAATCAAGAAATTCCTTATTTTGGAATAAGGTCCATTGAAGCTGAATTCAAAATACCACAAAATACGCCCTTAGGTGATTCATTCAATATTTTTGGAATTGTAGAAACTTTAAATGATATCAATACCATAAACAATTCCATAAACCTTCAAGGAGTTATTGTAAACTCCCATGATCCAAATTACAAAACAGTGAATGCAAATACCCTCCCGCTTAATTATCCAAACAATCAAGAATTAATCTATACCATACATTTTCAAAACACAGGAAATGACAGTGCGTATCATGTAATGTTAGTGGATACTTTATCTCCGTTTTTAAATCCAGGCACCATTAGAATAATTAATTCAAGCCATACTAATGAATTCACCTTGTTGGGCAATAACATATTATCTATTTCATTTCCTGATATTGCCCTGGTGGATAGCTTACACAATTTTGATGCATCTTCCGGATTTATACAATTCGCTATAAAGCCACTTCCAGGTTTACCGGTTGGAACCTTTATCCAAAATACTGCATCTATTTATTTTGATCAAAATAGTCCTATTTTAACCAATTTAGTTCAGACTGAGATCTTAGGGCCTTCTGGCACTTCAATCCTTAATTCATCAACAGATATTGTTTTATTTCCAAATCCAACACAACAATATTGTACCGTTATTTCGAAGAAACTTTCAGAACAAAGTCATCTCGAATTATTTGATATCTATGGTAAAAAAATAAGTCGGATTGACATACATGAATCAGGATATACAACTATAGATCTAACGAGCTATATTCCTGGAACCTATTTAGTTTGTCTGGTATCCCTAAATAAGACTATAACCCGAAAAAAATTAATTCGATATTAG
- a CDS encoding PQQ-dependent sugar dehydrogenase, which translates to MRQKKFILFVTMCLITQGILLSQNTIALKKIVGGLSIPIYMTHAGDERIFIVEKAGRIKIFNNGKIQDTVFLNIASKVNSRGNEQGLLGLAFHPDFKNNGYFFVNYINNNSPNQTVIARYKLSSFSPNKADSTSEKVILTIDQPFNNHNGGCLQFGKDGYLYIGMGDGGSANDPNNNAQNGNSLLGKMLRIDIDTAANYSVPANNPFVKDSTVKDEVWAIGLRNPWRFSFDRLTGDMWIGDVGQGTWEEVDFQSATSKGGENYGWRCYEGNANFNTTGCKPKSTFTFPAHVYLSDENNQGCSITGGYVYRGKNCPSLFGKYFFGDYCSGLIWEIENKGDTMFSNKQAYFFKRSEISSFGEDVNGELYMIAIAEGSLYQICEACNIVYKDTLVQPTCSNSQDGMISIVSGQPNIRYLWSTGDTTSNLLNLGAGNYKVTLTVGACTTQKEFIIQAPKQDSICITPIFRAEICASDSAILIACDAAPGANYQWYKDSVVVPSLTNKRVFVNQSGYYQTQTINSSGCKSSLSLGIQITVFPLPPKPTISGQRDTLNASPGYSSYRWFLNGTLKAGTLIPQYVIQEKGWYQVSVIDSNLCESEKSDSIYLIPLSTVDVLNETVQIIPNPNSGKFILKMESLTTKPVLLKMINESGIEVYKQRIFEFSNVIQVNMSHVSKGMYVYILVGPKNQTISTGKLIVE; encoded by the coding sequence ATGCGACAAAAGAAATTTATACTATTTGTTACCATGTGTTTGATAACACAAGGGATATTGTTATCTCAAAATACCATTGCATTAAAGAAAATAGTTGGAGGACTTTCTATTCCAATTTATATGACTCATGCTGGAGATGAACGCATTTTTATTGTTGAAAAAGCAGGCCGAATAAAAATTTTCAATAATGGAAAAATTCAAGATACTGTGTTTTTGAATATTGCTTCGAAAGTTAATTCCAGGGGAAATGAACAAGGATTATTAGGATTGGCATTTCATCCAGATTTTAAAAATAATGGATATTTTTTTGTAAATTATATTAATAACAATTCACCAAATCAAACGGTTATTGCACGATACAAATTAAGTTCATTTAGTCCGAATAAAGCAGACAGTACATCTGAAAAAGTAATTCTAACTATTGATCAACCCTTTAATAATCACAATGGTGGATGTTTGCAGTTTGGTAAAGATGGATACTTATATATTGGAATGGGAGATGGTGGAAGTGCTAATGACCCAAATAATAATGCACAGAACGGGAATTCCCTTTTAGGGAAAATGTTGCGTATAGATATAGATACTGCAGCTAACTATAGTGTGCCTGCCAATAATCCATTTGTAAAAGATAGCACGGTTAAAGATGAAGTATGGGCCATTGGATTGCGCAATCCATGGAGATTTAGTTTCGATCGTTTAACTGGTGATATGTGGATTGGAGATGTTGGACAGGGCACATGGGAAGAAGTTGACTTCCAAAGTGCAACGAGTAAAGGTGGTGAAAATTATGGTTGGAGGTGTTATGAAGGAAATGCAAACTTTAATACTACAGGTTGTAAACCAAAAAGTACATTTACTTTTCCGGCACATGTTTATTTGTCGGATGAAAACAATCAAGGTTGCTCAATAACAGGTGGGTACGTCTATCGAGGGAAGAATTGTCCATCATTGTTTGGTAAATATTTTTTTGGCGATTATTGCAGTGGTTTAATTTGGGAAATTGAAAACAAAGGCGATACGATGTTTTCTAATAAACAAGCTTATTTTTTTAAACGCAGTGAGATTTCTTCATTTGGTGAAGATGTTAATGGAGAATTGTATATGATAGCTATTGCAGAGGGTAGTTTATACCAAATTTGTGAAGCATGCAATATAGTATATAAAGATACTCTTGTTCAGCCTACTTGTTCTAATTCACAAGATGGAATGATCTCCATTGTTTCTGGTCAACCTAATATCAGGTATTTATGGAGTACCGGAGACACAACTTCTAATTTATTAAATCTGGGCGCTGGAAATTACAAAGTTACCCTTACTGTAGGAGCCTGTACGACACAGAAAGAATTTATTATTCAGGCACCAAAACAAGATTCCATTTGTATTACACCTATTTTTAGAGCTGAAATTTGTGCATCGGATTCTGCTATTTTAATAGCATGTGATGCTGCTCCAGGTGCTAATTATCAATGGTATAAGGACTCTGTTGTCGTGCCGTCCCTCACAAATAAAAGAGTCTTTGTCAATCAATCAGGATATTATCAAACTCAAACCATTAATTCATCAGGATGTAAATCTTCTTTATCCTTAGGAATACAGATTACTGTTTTTCCATTACCTCCAAAACCAACAATTAGCGGTCAAAGAGATACATTAAATGCATCTCCCGGATATTCTTCTTACCGTTGGTTTTTGAATGGAACACTAAAGGCTGGAACATTAATACCACAATATGTTATTCAGGAAAAAGGATGGTATCAGGTCAGTGTAATAGATTCCAATCTATGTGAAAGTGAGAAATCGGATTCCATTTATTTAATACCTTTGTCAACTGTCGATGTGTTGAATGAAACAGTTCAAATTATTCCAAATCCTAATTCCGGAAAATTCATACTTAAGATGGAATCATTAACAACTAAACCTGTGTTATTAAAAATGATTAACGAATCAGGAATAGAGGTTTACAAACAACGAATCTTTGAATTTTCGAATGTGATCCAAGTCAATATGTCCCATGTTTCAAAGGGTATGTATGTTTATATATTAGTAGGGCCAAAAAACCAAACGATTTCAACCGGAAAATTGATCGTAGAATAA
- a CDS encoding cupin domain-containing protein, whose amino-acid sequence MHDEKAAKVDFSKPDDVRTFPLGKVDLAKIGGAMIGRAVFQPGWKWSESVKPIAKTESCEAPHFQYHVSGILRIKMDDGTVLDCKPGDVSYLPMGHDAWVVGKEPVVVIDFHGMYDYAKANMRK is encoded by the coding sequence ATGCACGATGAAAAAGCAGCAAAGGTTGATTTTTCTAAACCGGATGACGTGCGAACCTTTCCACTTGGAAAAGTGGATCTAGCAAAAATTGGCGGTGCCATGATAGGGCGTGCCGTGTTTCAACCGGGTTGGAAATGGTCTGAATCTGTGAAACCTATTGCAAAGACAGAAAGTTGCGAGGCGCCCCATTTTCAATACCATGTTTCCGGAATTCTCAGAATAAAGATGGATGACGGAACTGTTTTAGACTGTAAGCCTGGTGACGTATCCTATTTACCGATGGGTCATGATGCATGGGTTGTAGGAAAGGAACCTGTTGTGGTTATTGATTTTCATGGAATGTATGATTATGCAAAAGCCAATATGAGGAAATAG
- a CDS encoding AraC family transcriptional regulator: MNKEDVLLIKDLASFENLVNQNKQFFDLNLMVMPGTLEDKHKDIDPVKGIRALRRQFNLIYLLTEGEHDVMLGADYRWLKPNDLVIVPENMVYASQHIRNCKGFCIHFKTEFVQNLINGPLTEDFPFFHFEAEHIINLNDKDSLLIQQAFKNIISEYQSTSNEKDSILRNLIHILLLRIREIYRPYVKQFMMSSSRATRLANTFKHMLERDFIKNRSVQKYASELNISSKYLYDVVKATFGKTPRDFINDMLLLEAKVQLGSTDKTISEIAFDLQFDDQAHFSHFIKQKSGMSPVALRQVL, translated from the coding sequence ATGAATAAAGAAGATGTTTTACTGATCAAAGATCTTGCTTCCTTTGAGAATCTGGTCAATCAAAACAAACAGTTTTTTGATTTGAATTTGATGGTCATGCCTGGCACTTTGGAGGATAAGCATAAAGACATCGATCCTGTGAAAGGTATAAGGGCACTGCGACGGCAGTTTAATTTGATTTACTTATTGACTGAAGGGGAGCATGATGTCATGTTGGGAGCTGACTATAGATGGTTAAAACCCAATGATTTAGTCATCGTGCCTGAGAACATGGTATATGCATCTCAGCACATTAGAAATTGCAAGGGATTTTGTATTCACTTTAAGACAGAATTTGTTCAAAATTTAATCAACGGACCTTTAACTGAAGATTTTCCATTTTTTCATTTTGAAGCCGAGCATATCATAAATCTCAATGATAAGGACAGTCTACTGATTCAACAAGCATTTAAGAATATCATATCTGAGTACCAGTCCACATCAAATGAAAAGGATTCCATACTTCGCAATCTAATACATATATTATTATTGAGAATCAGAGAAATTTACAGACCCTATGTAAAGCAATTCATGATGAGCAGTAGCAGAGCCACACGTTTGGCAAATACATTCAAGCACATGTTGGAGCGAGATTTTATTAAAAACAGATCCGTTCAAAAATATGCCAGTGAATTAAATATAAGCTCAAAATACTTATATGATGTGGTTAAGGCAACATTCGGAAAAACACCTCGCGATTTCATTAACGATATGTTATTATTAGAAGCCAAGGTGCAGTTGGGTTCCACTGATAAAACCATTTCAGAAATTGCTTTTGATCTGCAATTTGATGATCAAGCACACTTTAGTCACTTCATTAAGCAAAAATCGGGGATGAGCCCTGTTGCCTTAAGGCAAGTACTCTGA